The Gossypium arboreum isolate Shixiya-1 chromosome 6, ASM2569848v2, whole genome shotgun sequence DNA window GAGATAATGCAGTTGTAGAACCTATTAAGGAAGAGGGGACTAAGGAAGATGATCGATCGGGGATTAATGGAGTTGGTTTAGTTAAGAGTGTTCAAGTTTCCGGAGACAACATTTCACTTTATGTAGACTTTTCGGGTACTTTAAATGAAGTAAACAGTACTGGGTTAATGACGGGTAAGGAGGAGTTAATGGTTGATGGGCAGGAATATAAGTTTTATGTCGGTGATATTGTTTGGATAAGAACCAAAAGTCAGAGTTGGTGGCCAGGAAAGATCTTTGATCCTTCAAAAGTGCCGGAGTATGCTTTGGCTGGGGAGGAGAAAAACTGGTTGCTAGTTGGGTACTTTGGTAGTAGCCATGTTGCTTGGTGCTGCTCATCTCAGTTGAAGCCTTTCCATGTGAACTTCCGTCAGATGATTGGACGGAATAAAGCTCGTAGCTTTCTTGGTGCAGTTGAGAAGGCTGTGGAGGATTTTGGTAAGTGCCTGAAGATGGAGATGACATGTTCATGCATTTTGAAAGAAGATAAGTTCTTATCTTATGGTTCTTCGACTAAGGAAGGAGATTCCATGCCCGAGCGCAAATCTGGTCGACTGGGGGAGTTTTCTGCCACTCAGCTTGAGCCTGTAAAGTTTCTTTGTCAACTCAAGAGTTTTGCACAGGTTGTTTCAAAGCCTGATATGCTTGAATTCGTTGCCCTACAGAGCTATTTGTCAGCATTTTACTGTTCCATAGGACATTGCCAGTTGCCCTTGCACCAACTGTGGGAAACAACATATGATGCAGATAATGCAGGCAGTGGTTCAATGGGTGAAAGGGATAACAATGCTGGTTTAGGTGAAGGAAACAGCATCTCATATAAGTTCTTGCTGGAACAATCTGATGTAATGAAGAATGAGATGTTACAGCACAATCTGAATGGGGTTACAGTGAAGACGTCAGGTGAGAACTGGGGAGCTTTACCGGAGAGCTGTGAAGACATCATTGCTCGAGAAGGGGTTTTCTCAAGCAAACAGGCTTTGACTTCGAGGAAGAGAAAGAGGAAAGTTCATTATGAAAAGAGGAAAGTTCATTATGAGCTGAGCAGTAGCAGCACTCCGTTTGAAGGGCCTGATCAAGGCACATGTCTTTCTGTGGAAAATGGTGATGATGACAGTGAATTAAGAAATGAAACAGGCTATGAGTTGAGGGAACGAAAGAAGAGCAGGTACTTATCATATCCTTATGTTAACTTGGAAGGTAAAGTTTTACCTGTAACGGAAGATTCTAAAACTTTGAAAGTTTCTCATGAGGAGGTTAAGGAATTTATCGGGTCTCCTTCATCTGACAAAAGAAGTGCAAAGAGGTTCCAGAAAACATGGTATAGGAAATTTATAAAGGGAAACGATGTAACTGCTTATCCGGAGCTCAGCAATACATCTTCTGCTGATCTGCTTTCTGAGTTACATTTGCTAGCTGTTGATTGCCTGTTTCAAACCGAAAGTAAAACCTTTGGTCTGACTGAGTGGTTCTTTTCTAGATTCAGAATCTCGTCATATCATGATGAGTCCATTTATGAGATGCACTGCAAGAATATGGCTAATCAGAAAGAGGCTACCGTTACTGATCCTTGCTTGTTGGGGAATGATCCACATCAAACGAAGCCTACTTCCTCGCCCCTCACTTCTCCTAGGAATAAAATGCAGAAGAAAAAGAAGCTTACAAGCTCTGCAACATCAAACTCTAAATCTCCTTCTGGCATGTTAGATGGGAATATTAACTTAGTGGCATGTAACTTATCAGCAAAAGAGTCGCAGGCAATGACCTCTGAAGCACCTAATGGGAAACAAACGCATCAGGAGAATAAAGAAGCTAATAACATACCTGATTTAAATGGAAATGGTGCTATAAATCGAGGCTTATTTGTTGCAAATGGAGATAATGCGAGCTCCAGATCGTTTATGTTAGATTTTCAAGGGACTGACCCACATTCTGTTGAAACAATTGCTGAACAAAGTAACAGAGAAGGGTTGAATGTTAGCCTGCCTGATTCTAGTGGACCTATTGCACCTCTGACAAGTCCAAACATGGTTTCATTTCTATCTGAAAGCAAATCAGGTCAGAAGAAGAGAGGAAGGAAGCCAAGAGCGCCATCCAGCAGTACGAACCCTGTGCTCACTTCAAACATACCGGACCTAAATGGAACTAGCACAGAACCCAACACATCGACAAAAGATTCACAGGAGGCAAACAGTGTCCCATCTACAGGAAAACCTGCAcggaagaggaggaggaggaggaaaggcGAGATTAGTTTAGGCACTCCGAGtatgattataaattataatgGAGCAGGGACAAGTGGAAAGCTCCTTGCAACCACTCTCCTCTTGACATTCACCCCTGGTGCTTCCATGCCTTCAAAAGAAGTTTTGGTTGCCACATTTTCCAGGTTTGGGCCCTTGAAGGAATCGGAGGTTCAGATACTTAAAGATTCTAGTAATGCCCGTGTTGTTTTTATGCGTAACGAAGATGCTGCAAAAGCATTGCGGAGTTTAGAGGAGAGCAATCCTTTTGGTGCAAACCTTACGAATTATCAGCTTCAGAATAACAATATTCTAACCACTCATCAACACATGGAGGGATTCCGGCTGCCTGCAAAGCTTACCGGCACAATGCCTCGCCTCGGTGATGCACCTCCAATTGACGTTATAAAGAAGAATCTAGAGATGATGACATCAATGCTTGAGAAATCGGGGGATAATCTGTCTCCGGAGATGAAGGCAAAGCTGGAGAGCGAGATAAAAGGACTACTGAAGAAAGTCAGCCATTGTCCTGGATCCTCTTCCTAGTTAGAAGTGTAACTTGGGGAGGCTGCTTCTTCTATGTATGTTCTGTGATGTAGTTTCCTAAAAGTAGAGACTCATTTGTCTTCAAGGTAGCTACCTATCTGTAGTGCTCTCTCTGTGTTAGCTCTTAAAAGTAGCTGAGAATGTTTGTGGTTAATTTGTATGTGGGGAGAGCATTAAGCGGTGGCAATGATGTGCATCTCTTCTTAGTTTCTTTCAATAACTTTTGCCTCTCTTTGAAATGATGGTTGTTCTTAATAACAAACCTTGAACTTCAACTTCAACTTGGTGCCATTTTCACATAAAAAACCTTGATGTTTGTTTTGCCTGGCAAAGCTGAATGTCTGTATATGGTATGGGAAGCTCAGGGAAATATTGGTGCTTGTTTTGCCGTTCGGGACCATTTCACTTTCAACTTGTTTTTACCGCTTCTgtgtttcttttaatatttttgaaatttgatcaGTACTTAAATTGATTAGATTATTTATTCTTGGTTCGATCGgttcaaattattaaaataaaaattataaaaataggtaCAATTCAAGTTAATtgatatatttcaaatatttttttgatgtatattttaagttttttaataaaatatatattatatacacatgcaattatgttttaattaatataCAAGTTATAAGAAATTTTAATTCACATGATTTAGAATATTTTCCTAAATTAAAaaagtaaatattttaatttattttcatatagtTTTAAATGGTTTTTTAAGTAATGACAAGTCCCaactaaattttataaaaatgttttttttaattaGGTTTTTAGGCCGTTTTTTAGGATATTTAAGGAAATAGGACTATTTTAGAGAGAGTGAAAACACATCCTGTAGGATGCATTTTCTGCTTATGTGATTGAAAGCGCGTCCTACAGGGTATGTTTTTGCAATGGTAAAATTCCCAACGGTCAAAAACTCCAATGACTACAAAACGATTAGTTTATTTGCTATATAAACCCAagccattttctccattttgcgTCCAAATCCGATTTTCTCAATTATCTCAATTTGGAATTCTCTCAATTCTCTCAAGTTTTTAGTTCtcaatttttcattaaatttctctAAAATTCTTATTGCTTTAAATTTCTCTTtcgtattttattcattttaattgaTTTCTATAATGGTAAATACCCTTATTCGTTTCAATGGCAACCACATTTCCGGTGTCCAACTGCAAATAGTAAGAAAATATTctttaacttttttaattttaattaagttcattattaagttgttaacattattaaatttatagtttttttattttttttatatttaggcTGAAGATCGAATTTTAAAGACGTACATACATAACCTATCATCGAGGGCACTGCGTGTAATTGAATGATACTTGCAAGAGGTGGGATTCTTGCATATGTCTTGTATGCTAGGGGGTGTAGATTGAATCTCACACTTATCAACGTGTTGGTGGAAAGATGGAGATTTGAGGCACACACATTTCATCTTCCATGCAATGAGTGTACAATCACACTCAAGGACATAGCTTTACAACCCAGTTTACCAGTGGATAGGCTAGTCGTTATAGGATCAGTGATCATTGGCGGTTGGAGCGGCATTTGTGAACAACTATTAGGCAATGTGCTAAACAAGTTTTTTGGTAGCCGAATAAAAATGAAATGGTTGGAAGATAATTTCGATTATCTCAACAACACCTCGAGTGCACTTGAAAGAGAGCAACATGTCCAAGCATTCATCCGGAGGTTAATCGGGGGTGTTCTAATGcccaataaatctcaaaatttggtACATTTAAGGTGGTTATTACAACTCGTTGACTTGAaagaagtgagccgacttagttgaCGATTAGCTGTGTGGCCACGTTGTACCGTACGATGTGCTAGGCAAAGCAaccataaaatattaaaattggtaGTTGCGCACTCCTTCTGCAGTCATGGGCATGGTGTAAATAACGGGGTCCACTAACACTAGATATTTATATTTCAAGCTCGAATCCTCCTCCGGCTTAAACTCCCCACTTCCCTCCTAATTCTTGACCCGAGCTCAGGAAATTATATGATCCGATTGAAAACCAATTCTAATGTTTGGGCTAATGCAAAAACAACACCAATATCAGTGTTACAAATTTCACCATCGTAATAAATAACAACTTTAACTCATCCACTCATCTTTAACCAAAAAATTTTTTCACATGTTTAAAATGAAAACATTATGTAGAAAAGAAGAGTACTAATTATCCAATAACAACAACCATGTTATTATTTAATCTAATTTAGTGTGTTGGGTTGATTTTTGAAATTCAGCTCTGTAACGTAAATAATCTTATCCTTACGTAAATTTTCTTATACCGATAGTCTGCTCGAAATTTCATTATGGAAGTTCTTGAAGAAAATGGGAACTCGTTTTATACCAAATACTACCTTCAGATATCAAACATAACTTCAGATGGTTCGAAAAGATTGTACATGAAAAGTCTaagtggttttttttttaaaaacacatCTTGTTAGAAgcgtttaaaaaaatatatatatataataaacaaaTCTGAAATTATATTTGGATTCTCGGAATGTCTGAAAAATTATCCCAAGATTCCCAGGTTTTGGACAGTTTTCAAGGGTTAGGTGGGGTTGAAAATAGGAGGGGAAAACACGCCCCATAGGACGTGTTTTTAGCTGAGGTGGCAAAAATGTTCACTGAAAGCGCACCCTGTAGGACATGTTTTCATTCTGCATGGTAGCCATGTCGGCTGAAAACGCGTCCTATAGGGCACGCTTTTAGTGAATATTTCTACCACCTTAGCTGAAAAAGCATTCTATGAGGCGCATTTCCCCTTATCATATTCAACCCTCACCCCAAACCGAGAAAACTTTCTAGAACTTGGGAATCTTGAGATAATTTCAGATTCACCTCTAcatatattgtttttttttttcaaatcttgCCCACCTAGTTTCCTATATAAATGAAGGGGTCGCTCCTCCTACTCCATAAACTCTCGGCCACCACCTTTCAACCTTAAAAAATTCTCTtagaaattgttttttttttttgttcagtgTTGAAATTTTTTGACGAAACGATTTATTTGTGTTTGAAGGGGACAATGCGCTAGCTTTAAGGTGTGTTTGAGTTCACGATAATGCGGTGGCACTCGAAGACTCATACATTTCACCTGTCATGTCGGGATGAAACCATTGCCTaagaagctgtaacacccctaacccgtatccgctgccagaacagggtttcgaagcattactaccatttacagaccactaaaaaaaatttaaatacttaccgattcaatgcatcatataaataaatatattaccattcaatcaacagtttgacacttgtataagtatcaaacagcaacattgttagtatacttgcacatatctcatataaattcaacattgatatatctattttctcgacatatcgcacttgagtttaataatagtctcaacttacataatttccttgtctcaacatatcaaagataatcatatatgtacatgtcatgaaacatatcatgctcttactgtttcttcataagcatatatcattcatttcattatatcaatatttcatgctccatcatttccatatattttatgtatatttattccggtaatagcttatatcaaacttaacataaattatattccatgtacttatacttatttcgtttatctatcttcataattatttcatataaccattcgtcatcgatacatattacacgaatatcaattgttcaacagatgtttagcgtctcccatccacggtcttatttatctttgacatgatgccatggtgtctttcaactatggtcttactcattttcgtcatgttgccatggtatctttcaaccatggtcttgttcatttcatatcacgttgccatggtatctttcaaccatggtcttacacatttcatatcagtcgccatggtatctttcaaccatggtcttacacatttcatatcgagagcacactccatgaacctcatccttacaagtgggattaccagtcaaagctaaatcctcagtaatataaactcatagagtattgtctggattaccatccaaagctaaatcctgcaatgacaattactctaatgagcttgatccaattaccatccaaagctaaattcagaccctaattcggattacccgtccgggctaaatccattttacacgtattcttcgggagggctatatcagaataggatcatcagtccgggctagatcctttttaccgtcaattccttttcagagatccatcgagttttcctttcattcaactgggatttattttcaatttatatagagtattatcaatatttcatcaaatatcatgaattgaacattcaaatcatattttcatcacataaccacatatttcaagtatttaaaatacaattcaagttacacaaacttacctcattgcttgtttgtgtttataatttcattaatccgatatcttttcttttccacgatcaagtctcatatttgagtcgtccggat harbors:
- the LOC108486026 gene encoding serine/threonine-protein kinase ATM, whose protein sequence is MENPKTPETLEAKNPDLDLLEEAYEPPDLLTLIESSNGLGSILDVQLQENGNAFGGDSLAMDVKENGVNIIETEEVCLVGDGVDNVKEDQEERLELRVDTGIGDNAVVEPIKEEGTKEDDRSGINGVGLVKSVQVSGDNISLYVDFSGTLNEVNSTGLMTGKEELMVDGQEYKFYVGDIVWIRTKSQSWWPGKIFDPSKVPEYALAGEEKNWLLVGYFGSSHVAWCCSSQLKPFHVNFRQMIGRNKARSFLGAVEKAVEDFGKCLKMEMTCSCILKEDKFLSYGSSTKEGDSMPERKSGRLGEFSATQLEPVKFLCQLKSFAQVVSKPDMLEFVALQSYLSAFYCSIGHCQLPLHQLWETTYDADNAGSGSMGERDNNAGLGEGNSISYKFLLEQSDVMKNEMLQHNLNGVTVKTSGENWGALPESCEDIIAREGVFSSKQALTSRKRKRKVHYEKRKVHYELSSSSTPFEGPDQGTCLSVENGDDDSELRNETGYELRERKKSRYLSYPYVNLEGKVLPVTEDSKTLKVSHEEVKEFIGSPSSDKRSAKRFQKTWYRKFIKGNDVTAYPELSNTSSADLLSELHLLAVDCLFQTESKTFGLTEWFFSRFRISSYHDESIYEMHCKNMANQKEATVTDPCLLGNDPHQTKPTSSPLTSPRNKMQKKKKLTSSATSNSKSPSGMLDGNINLVACNLSAKESQAMTSEAPNGKQTHQENKEANNIPDLNGNGAINRGLFVANGDNASSRSFMLDFQGTDPHSVETIAEQSNREGLNVSLPDSSGPIAPLTSPNMVSFLSESKSGQKKRGRKPRAPSSSTNPVLTSNIPDLNGTSTEPNTSTKDSQEANSVPSTGKPARKRRRRRKGEISLGTPSMIINYNGAGTSGKLLATTLLLTFTPGASMPSKEVLVATFSRFGPLKESEVQILKDSSNARVVFMRNEDAAKALRSLEESNPFGANLTNYQLQNNNILTTHQHMEGFRLPAKLTGTMPRLGDAPPIDVIKKNLEMMTSMLEKSGDNLSPEMKAKLESEIKGLLKKVSHCPGSSS